The following are from one region of the Amylibacter sp. IMCC11727 genome:
- a CDS encoding SDR family oxidoreductase: protein MKILILGGYGVFGGRLVQLLADLPELSLLIAGRSLTKAQAFCDAYQGASKLTPVLLDRADIAQHLRIDTPDLIVDASGPFQNYGDDRYFVARAAIEHGVPYVDFADASDFVAGLSTLNEQAKTAGVFALSGVSSFPVLTAAVVRELAKDITVETITGGIAPSPYAGIGLNVMRAVVGYAGHPIALTRNGARTTAKGLTESRRTTIAPPGELPLYNIHFSLVDVPDLQVIPPDYPNLDSIWMGAGPVPEILHRMLNLLAKVRGRGLLPNLVSAAPLFYKILNLMKFGEHRGGMFVRVTGTGPSGPVERTWNLLAEGDDGPLIPSMAIESIIRNMVKGKFPPTGARAATHALELSDYDALFTRRSITTGIRETLHETAPLYHRILGPAFDELPAPLRDLHTPKGIKSWSGTATVTRGSNPLAKLAAWILRLPKAGRDVPVTVTFTPQNGTEKWERNFGGQTFHSIQAEGHGRNAHLLTERFGPITVSLALVLKNGELDLVPRRWAFFGLPLPTALLPQGRSYESAPEGKFTFDVQFKTPLTGLIAAYRGTLTKD from the coding sequence ATGAAAATCCTCATCCTCGGCGGATACGGCGTTTTTGGCGGGCGATTGGTACAACTGCTTGCGGATTTGCCCGAGCTTTCCCTTCTGATCGCAGGGCGTTCCTTGACCAAAGCACAGGCATTTTGTGACGCGTACCAAGGGGCATCGAAACTCACGCCGGTCCTTCTTGATCGGGCAGATATCGCACAGCACCTACGCATCGACACACCTGATTTGATTGTCGATGCGTCGGGTCCGTTTCAAAACTACGGCGATGATCGTTATTTTGTGGCCCGCGCCGCAATCGAACACGGTGTGCCTTACGTGGATTTCGCCGATGCGTCCGACTTTGTCGCGGGCCTCTCAACGCTGAATGAACAGGCCAAAACCGCCGGGGTTTTCGCCCTCTCTGGTGTCTCTTCTTTCCCTGTCCTCACCGCCGCTGTGGTGCGCGAACTGGCCAAGGACATCACCGTTGAAACCATCACTGGTGGCATTGCGCCTTCCCCTTATGCAGGGATCGGGCTCAACGTTATGCGCGCGGTTGTTGGATACGCAGGGCATCCCATTGCGCTAACACGAAACGGCGCGCGCACCACCGCAAAAGGGCTCACCGAAAGCCGACGCACCACCATCGCGCCCCCTGGTGAACTGCCACTTTACAACATCCACTTTTCGCTTGTGGATGTGCCAGACCTTCAGGTCATCCCCCCTGATTATCCCAACCTCGATAGCATCTGGATGGGCGCGGGACCTGTGCCTGAAATCCTACATCGTATGCTCAATCTCCTTGCCAAAGTTCGCGGTCGTGGGCTCTTGCCAAACCTCGTTTCAGCGGCGCCCCTGTTTTACAAAATCCTGAACCTGATGAAATTCGGTGAACATCGTGGCGGCATGTTCGTGCGCGTCACAGGCACAGGACCCAGTGGCCCAGTCGAACGCACTTGGAACCTACTGGCCGAAGGGGACGATGGCCCTTTGATCCCGTCCATGGCGATCGAGTCGATCATTCGCAATATGGTAAAGGGGAAATTCCCACCCACTGGGGCCCGCGCGGCCACCCATGCCCTCGAACTTTCCGACTACGATGCACTGTTTACCCGTCGTAGCATCACCACTGGCATCCGTGAAACACTGCACGAGACTGCACCGCTTTATCATCGCATCCTTGGTCCCGCTTTTGACGAGCTACCAGCTCCCCTGCGAGATTTGCATACACCAAAGGGCATTAAGTCATGGTCTGGCACCGCTACAGTGACCCGAGGGTCAAATCCACTCGCCAAACTGGCCGCATGGATTTTAAGATTGCCCAAAGCGGGCCGCGACGTCCCCGTCACCGTCACCTTCACGCCACAAAACGGAACCGAAAAATGGGAACGTAATTTCGGCGGTCAAACATTCCATTCCATCCAAGCAGAAGGCCACGGACGCAACGCCCACCTGTTGACCGAACGGTTTGGCCCGATCACGGTGTCCCTCGCACTGGTTTTAAAAAACGGTGAACTGGATTTGGTCCCACGCCGCTGGGCGTTTTTTGGCCTACCGCTCCCTACCGCGCTTTTGCCGCAAGGGCGCAGCTATGAATCTGCCCCAGAGGGCAAATTCACCTTTGATGTACAGTTTAAGACACCTCTTACAGGGCTTATCGCGGCCTATCGCGGGACCCTTACTAAGGATTAA
- the hisN gene encoding histidinol-phosphatase, whose amino-acid sequence MTQNAPLSQDLQTELLSVAHAMADAARPIAMQYFRADGQGIENKLKGDFDPVTVADRAIERAMRDILAARRPDDAILGEEYGQSEGSSGLTWVLDPIDGTRGYISGTPTWGVLIAVGGAAGPQIGMIDQPFIQERFVGAPEGASWHFREQIRPLAVRSCADLASAILFTTFPEVGTQSERDAFERVRDCVQLTRYGTDCYAYGLVAAGQVDLVIEAGLNAYDIQGPMAVVEAAGGIVTDWEGGPVHEGGRVIAAGDALMHAAALELLKGCD is encoded by the coding sequence GTGACTCAGAACGCCCCCTTGTCCCAAGACTTGCAAACTGAACTCTTGTCTGTGGCTCATGCCATGGCCGATGCGGCGCGCCCCATTGCGATGCAGTATTTCCGCGCAGATGGGCAGGGCATTGAAAACAAGCTAAAGGGCGATTTTGATCCTGTCACGGTGGCCGATCGGGCCATTGAGCGGGCCATGCGCGATATTTTGGCGGCGCGTCGCCCTGATGACGCGATTCTGGGTGAAGAATACGGTCAAAGTGAAGGCAGCAGCGGGCTCACGTGGGTGTTGGACCCGATTGACGGCACGCGGGGGTACATTTCTGGCACGCCCACTTGGGGTGTTTTGATTGCCGTGGGTGGGGCCGCTGGACCGCAGATCGGGATGATTGATCAGCCGTTTATTCAAGAGCGGTTTGTGGGCGCGCCTGAAGGGGCCAGTTGGCATTTCCGCGAACAGATTAGGCCGTTGGCTGTGCGCTCTTGTGCGGACCTCGCGTCGGCGATTTTGTTCACAACCTTTCCCGAAGTGGGCACGCAAAGCGAACGAGACGCGTTTGAGCGGGTGCGCGACTGTGTGCAGCTGACGCGGTATGGCACGGATTGTTATGCCTATGGTTTGGTGGCTGCGGGGCAGGTGGATTTGGTGATTGAGGCGGGATTAAATGCCTATGACATCCAAGGGCCCATGGCTGTGGTCGAAGCGGCCGGAGGTATTGTCACCGATTGGGAAGGCGGGCCCGTTCACGAGGGTGGGCGTGTTATTGCAGCGGGCGATGCACTGATGCACGCCGCCGCACTAGAACTGCTCAAGGGCTGTGATTAG
- a CDS encoding LysR family transcriptional regulator, with protein MARNLDLTALRSFVAVADTGGVTRAAAQLHLTQSAVSMQLKRLEESLGQSLLDRSNRSVTPTAQGELLLSYGRRLLALNDEVWTRMTDQKFQGEVIFGVPHDIVYPHIPMVLKKFSKAYPRVKVNLVSSFTSELKAMFAAGDCDVVLTTETGRDEGAIKLTDLDLVWYGAPNGTAWKERPLRVASEKQCIFRAISLKALDDANIDWEMGVDTSSSMTVEASLSADLAVHARLKGTGAQYLEEIDHGGALPELPKFQVNMMVAPTSQSLIASELAEMVRAAYCKDVDRVSDVRLAG; from the coding sequence ATGGCGCGAAATCTGGATTTAACCGCATTACGCAGTTTCGTGGCTGTGGCGGACACAGGCGGGGTCACACGGGCGGCGGCGCAGTTACACCTGACGCAATCGGCGGTGTCGATGCAGCTCAAGCGGTTGGAGGAAAGTTTGGGGCAAAGCCTGCTCGACCGATCCAATCGCAGTGTCACGCCAACGGCCCAGGGAGAGTTGTTGTTGAGTTATGGGCGGCGGTTGCTGGCGCTCAATGACGAAGTTTGGACCCGCATGACCGATCAAAAGTTCCAAGGGGAAGTAATCTTTGGCGTACCACATGATATTGTGTACCCGCATATTCCGATGGTTTTGAAGAAATTCTCAAAGGCGTATCCGCGGGTGAAGGTGAACCTCGTGTCGTCTTTCACCTCTGAATTAAAGGCGATGTTCGCCGCAGGGGATTGTGATGTGGTTCTGACCACGGAAACAGGCCGCGATGAGGGGGCGATCAAGCTGACGGATTTGGATCTGGTCTGGTACGGCGCCCCCAATGGCACCGCGTGGAAGGAACGCCCGCTGCGTGTGGCATCGGAAAAACAGTGTATCTTTCGGGCCATTTCGCTCAAGGCGCTGGATGATGCCAATATTGATTGGGAAATGGGTGTGGATACCAGTTCGTCCATGACGGTCGAAGCATCCCTGAGCGCAGATTTGGCAGTTCATGCACGGTTAAAAGGGACGGGGGCGCAGTATCTTGAAGAAATCGACCATGGGGGCGCTTTGCCCGAATTGCCAAAATTTCAGGTCAATATGATGGTGGCTCCCACATCCCAAAGCCTGATTGCGTCTGAATTGGCTGAAATGGTACGAGCGGCCTATTGCAAAGATGTAGACCGCGTGTCGGACGTGCGCTTGGCGGGGTAA
- a CDS encoding response regulator: MPLETDPFSAPISKRRPLLGITILLIEDSRFCSEAVRLMTMRSGARLRRADCVRSAHKHLAMYRPDLVIVDLGLPDGNGFELIAELVDQDLSVLAISGTVSEDTRAKVMAVGAVGFLPKPIGNMKQFQDVILASLQGTASVPGFVPSVVDAAPDLDQQALLDDLDHIRDVLEEALPNADMSKVTYCAQFVASIARTAQDQELINGAAAFFQNMEQGTATMRTGKTMLDLVQKRLARMPRTVTGRSNVA; this comes from the coding sequence ATGCCACTAGAGACAGACCCTTTTTCTGCCCCCATTTCCAAACGCCGCCCGTTGTTGGGCATTACAATTCTGTTGATCGAAGACAGTCGATTTTGTTCCGAAGCGGTTCGATTGATGACCATGCGCAGCGGGGCGCGGTTGCGCCGTGCGGATTGCGTGCGATCCGCCCATAAACATCTGGCCATGTATCGCCCTGATTTGGTGATTGTTGATCTGGGATTGCCCGATGGCAATGGGTTTGAATTGATCGCAGAACTTGTGGATCAAGATCTGTCCGTATTGGCGATCAGCGGAACCGTTTCCGAAGACACCCGCGCAAAAGTTATGGCGGTTGGGGCGGTGGGGTTTCTGCCAAAGCCCATTGGAAACATGAAACAATTTCAAGATGTCATCCTCGCGAGCCTACAAGGAACCGCCAGTGTTCCAGGCTTTGTGCCGTCGGTTGTGGATGCTGCGCCCGATTTGGATCAACAGGCGCTGTTGGATGATCTGGATCACATTCGCGATGTATTGGAAGAGGCATTGCCGAACGCCGACATGAGCAAAGTGACCTATTGCGCCCAATTTGTCGCCAGCATTGCGCGCACGGCGCAGGATCAAGAATTGATCAATGGTGCGGCGGCGTTTTTTCAAAACATGGAACAGGGCACTGCCACGATGCGCACGGGTAAAACCATGCTGGATTTGGTTCAAAAACGACTGGCGCGCATGCCACGCACGGTCACGGGTCGATCAAACGTTGCCTAA
- a CDS encoding Bax inhibitor-1/YccA family protein, with translation MAQYETVRRANAGVGVDATQIDAGLRAHMNKVYGLMSVAMFITGIVAYFVGTDFARAINGEETAIFSTGMLQAMYSSPIRWIIMFAPLAFVFGLSAMINRMSMGTAQIVFWAFAAVMGLSISWIFAVFAEITIAQIFFATTIMFASISLWGYTTKKDLSGWGSFLFMGLIGIIGVSILNIWMQSDGLAFAVNIIGVLVFAGLTAYDTQNIKNTYLVHAHHGDTEWLGKSAIMGALSLYLNFINMFMMLLQLFGNQE, from the coding sequence ATGGCACAATACGAGACAGTCCGCCGCGCAAATGCAGGTGTGGGTGTCGATGCCACCCAGATCGACGCTGGGCTGCGCGCGCACATGAACAAAGTTTACGGGCTGATGTCCGTGGCCATGTTCATCACAGGTATCGTCGCTTACTTCGTGGGCACAGACTTTGCCCGCGCGATCAACGGCGAAGAAACCGCAATTTTCTCAACAGGCATGCTTCAGGCCATGTACTCTAGCCCGATCCGCTGGATTATCATGTTCGCACCGCTTGCTTTTGTGTTTGGCCTTTCTGCCATGATCAACCGCATGTCCATGGGCACAGCACAAATCGTGTTCTGGGCCTTTGCGGCCGTCATGGGCTTGTCGATCTCTTGGATTTTCGCAGTCTTCGCTGAAATCACAATCGCACAGATCTTCTTTGCAACAACGATCATGTTCGCCTCCATCAGCCTTTGGGGCTACACCACCAAGAAAGATCTTTCTGGTTGGGGCAGCTTCCTGTTTATGGGCCTGATCGGCATCATCGGTGTGTCCATCCTCAACATCTGGATGCAGTCTGATGGCTTGGCTTTTGCTGTGAACATCATTGGTGTGCTCGTGTTTGCTGGCCTCACCGCCTATGACACGCAAAACATCAAAAACACTTACCTTGTTCACGCCCACCACGGCGACACAGAATGGCTTGGCAAATCCGCCATCATGGGTGCGCTCAGCTTGTATCTGAACTTCATCAACATGTTCATGATGTTGCTACAGCTGTTCGGCAATCAAGAATAA
- a CDS encoding low molecular weight protein-tyrosine-phosphatase has translation MTYRIQFVCLGNICRSPTAEGVMRGLVTQAGADIEVESAGTSGWHNGKLPDARSMAEAKRRGYDLSSQRSSQVSQADFDRFDLIIGMDHSNMANLRAIAPCGAKAEMKMLLDYLPEQPLREVPDPYYEDGFDQVFDLIEAACRAVLADVTAKE, from the coding sequence ATGACCTACCGTATTCAATTTGTCTGTCTTGGCAACATATGCCGATCCCCCACTGCCGAAGGCGTCATGCGTGGATTGGTAACGCAGGCTGGCGCGGATATTGAGGTAGAGAGTGCGGGGACCAGCGGGTGGCACAATGGCAAGCTGCCAGATGCACGCTCCATGGCAGAGGCAAAGCGGCGAGGGTATGATTTGTCGTCGCAGCGGTCATCTCAGGTGAGCCAGGCGGATTTCGACAGGTTTGATCTGATCATCGGTATGGATCATTCCAACATGGCAAATTTACGCGCCATTGCGCCTTGTGGGGCCAAGGCCGAGATGAAGATGTTGTTGGATTACTTACCCGAACAGCCGCTGCGCGAGGTGCCCGATCCCTATTACGAAGACGGGTTTGATCAGGTGTTTGATCTGATCGAAGCGGCTTGTCGTGCGGTGTTGGCGGATGTAACCGCTAAAGAATAA
- a CDS encoding NADPH:quinone oxidoreductase family protein has protein sequence MRAMQVTEHGQPLSLQTIPTPDIGADQMLVRVAACALNFGDLLLLKGTYQEKPPLPFTLGMELSGTIEKIGSDVTNLSVGQRVISYTGFGGIADYAAIPADICLPIPDSMDMIDAAAFPVGYGTAHLALDYRARMQAGERLLVLGASGGVGLTAVELGKLMGAEVIAVARNAEKLDIAKQAGADHLINSETDDIRTTVKALGGADVVYDPVGGDQFTAAMRATNPDGRLIPLGFASGTVPQIPANHLLVKNLTVIGYYWGGYSRVNPRVLGDSLATLLDWHEAGKIKPHVSNVLPLDQANEALDLLRTRKATGKVVVTVE, from the coding sequence ATGCGTGCCATGCAAGTGACCGAACACGGCCAACCTCTCAGCCTTCAAACCATTCCCACCCCTGATATTGGTGCGGATCAGATGCTTGTGCGCGTGGCCGCCTGTGCGTTGAATTTTGGCGATCTGTTGCTGCTCAAGGGCACATATCAGGAAAAACCACCCCTGCCTTTTACGCTGGGGATGGAATTGTCGGGCACAATCGAAAAAATCGGTTCGGATGTGACCAATCTTTCCGTTGGTCAGCGGGTCATTTCTTATACAGGATTTGGTGGAATAGCAGACTATGCCGCGATTCCTGCCGATATCTGTCTGCCGATCCCAGACAGCATGGACATGATCGACGCAGCGGCCTTTCCTGTGGGATATGGCACAGCTCACCTCGCGCTTGATTACCGCGCACGCATGCAAGCGGGTGAACGCCTATTGGTGCTTGGTGCATCAGGCGGCGTTGGCCTGACCGCCGTTGAGCTTGGGAAACTCATGGGCGCCGAAGTCATCGCCGTGGCCCGCAACGCGGAAAAACTCGACATCGCGAAACAGGCAGGCGCGGATCATCTCATCAATTCGGAAACCGATGACATTCGCACCACGGTCAAAGCGCTTGGCGGCGCGGATGTGGTCTATGATCCCGTGGGCGGCGATCAGTTCACCGCCGCGATGCGGGCCACCAACCCCGATGGCCGCTTGATCCCCCTTGGCTTTGCCTCTGGCACCGTGCCCCAAATCCCCGCCAATCACCTACTCGTCAAAAACCTGACAGTCATCGGCTATTACTGGGGCGGCTACTCACGCGTGAACCCCAGAGTCCTCGGCGACAGCCTCGCCACCCTTTTGGACTGGCACGAAGCAGGCAAAATCAAACCCCACGTCAGCAACGTCCTACCGCTCGATCAAGCCAACGAAGCGCTAGATCTGCTGCGCACCCGCAAAGCAACGGGTAAGGTTGTGGTGACGGTGGAATGA
- a CDS encoding MAPEG family protein has translation MSDFPLNVTAAAAVILGAMYIFMTFQIGLQRGKERIAMGDNGDPVLAKKIRGHANAAEQIPLGLILIGLNEAMNSAPTAMVLAALLVLGRIAHAIHFFGEKKPLVFRAGGMMLTILSHLLGVIGLALGLIL, from the coding sequence ATGTCTGACTTTCCCCTGAACGTGACCGCCGCTGCCGCTGTTATTCTTGGAGCGATGTATATCTTTATGACCTTTCAGATCGGCCTCCAGCGCGGCAAGGAACGCATCGCAATGGGGGACAATGGCGATCCTGTTTTGGCCAAAAAGATACGCGGCCATGCGAACGCAGCCGAACAAATCCCATTGGGCCTGATCCTAATTGGCTTGAACGAAGCGATGAACTCTGCCCCGACGGCCATGGTTTTGGCCGCCTTATTGGTTCTGGGCCGCATCGCCCACGCGATCCACTTTTTTGGCGAAAAAAAACCGCTCGTCTTTCGTGCCGGTGGCATGATGCTGACGATCTTGTCCCATCTTTTGGGCGTCATCGGCCTCGCGCTCGGCCTTATTCTTTAG
- the mce gene encoding methylmalonyl-CoA epimerase: MIGRLNHVAIAVPDLEAASAQYRDTLGAKVNPPQDEPDHGVTVVFIELPNTKIELLYPLGENSPIQGFLDKNPSGCIHHICYEVDDIIAARDKLQASGARVLGTGEPKIGAHGKPVLFLHPKDFTGTLVELEQV; this comes from the coding sequence ATGATCGGTCGCTTAAATCACGTTGCCATCGCCGTTCCAGACCTTGAGGCCGCCAGCGCACAATACCGCGATACGCTTGGCGCCAAGGTCAATCCACCCCAAGACGAACCAGATCACGGCGTTACAGTGGTGTTTATCGAACTGCCCAACACCAAAATCGAACTGCTCTATCCGCTCGGTGAAAACTCCCCGATCCAAGGGTTTTTGGACAAAAACCCATCAGGTTGCATCCACCACATTTGTTACGAAGTCGACGATATCATCGCCGCCCGTGACAAATTGCAGGCATCAGGCGCACGCGTGCTTGGAACTGGCGAACCAAAAATCGGCGCGCATGGCAAACCTGTCTTGTTCCTGCACCCCAAAGATTTCACAGGCACTCTGGTAGAGTTGGAGCAAGTCTAA
- a CDS encoding LLM class flavin-dependent oxidoreductase, producing the protein MLQFSLLDLSPIPEGKTEADALANTVKLAQAAERFGYHRYWMAEHHNMPGIASAATSVVIGHVAGATNTIRVGAGGIMLPNHAPLVIAEQFGTLATLYPDRIDLGLGRAPGTDMATARALRRHMAPEDSFPQDVAELIGYFGDSDGARVQAIPGRGTHVPVWILGSSLYGAQLAAHLGLPYAFASHFAPAMLEEAAEIYRRSFQPSDWLAQPYFMMAAGVCAADTDEEAVRLRSSQLLAFARLRTGVPGKLPLPVDDIAEHVPAHVLAGVNQALGCSATGSRDTVAAQLAQLVDAFQPDELMVTGMIHDPRARVRSFEIAGEVLKEMVVGG; encoded by the coding sequence ATGCTCCAGTTTTCGCTTCTCGATCTGTCGCCAATTCCCGAGGGAAAGACCGAGGCAGATGCTTTGGCCAATACAGTGAAATTGGCGCAGGCGGCGGAGCGGTTTGGCTATCATCGGTATTGGATGGCGGAGCATCACAACATGCCAGGCATCGCCAGTGCAGCCACATCTGTGGTGATCGGGCATGTGGCGGGGGCGACAAACACCATTCGTGTGGGGGCTGGTGGGATCATGCTGCCCAATCATGCGCCGTTGGTGATTGCAGAACAATTTGGCACGCTGGCCACGCTGTATCCTGATCGTATTGATCTGGGGCTTGGGCGAGCGCCTGGTACGGATATGGCCACCGCGCGGGCTCTGCGCCGTCATATGGCCCCAGAAGACAGCTTTCCCCAAGATGTGGCAGAGCTGATCGGATATTTCGGTGACTCGGACGGGGCGCGGGTGCAGGCGATTCCGGGGCGTGGGACGCATGTGCCAGTGTGGATTTTGGGATCAAGCCTGTATGGAGCGCAATTGGCAGCACATTTGGGGCTGCCCTATGCGTTTGCATCGCATTTTGCCCCTGCCATGCTGGAAGAAGCTGCCGAGATTTATCGGCGGTCTTTTCAACCGTCAGATTGGTTGGCACAGCCTTATTTCATGATGGCGGCAGGGGTTTGTGCCGCAGATACGGATGAAGAGGCGGTGCGGTTGCGGTCCTCTCAATTACTGGCGTTTGCGCGGTTGCGTACGGGCGTGCCTGGCAAGTTGCCTTTGCCCGTTGACGATATTGCTGAACACGTTCCAGCCCATGTGCTGGCAGGGGTCAATCAGGCGCTGGGTTGTTCGGCCACAGGATCAAGAGACACCGTGGCCGCACAATTGGCGCAGTTGGTCGATGCGTTTCAGCCAGATGAATTAATGGTAACTGGTATGATCCATGATCCACGCGCACGGGTGCGATCGTTTGAGATTGCGGGGGAGGTGTTGAAGGAGATGGTTGTGGGCGGATGA
- a CDS encoding DUF1467 family protein — protein MTIGAALVLFAVVWFMTLFVVLPLYQPSQEEKGDVVPGTSPSAPANPQLGKRALIVTAASLVIWAALVAIIVTGAISLETLNIWGGIQP, from the coding sequence ATGACCATCGGAGCCGCTCTCGTCCTATTTGCTGTTGTCTGGTTTATGACCCTGTTTGTGGTCCTTCCGCTCTATCAACCGAGCCAAGAAGAAAAAGGCGATGTGGTGCCTGGCACATCCCCATCCGCCCCCGCAAACCCACAATTGGGCAAACGTGCATTGATCGTTACTGCGGCGTCGTTGGTGATTTGGGCCGCTCTTGTCGCGATTATCGTGACAGGGGCCATTTCCTTGGAAACACTAAACATTTGGGGCGGTATTCAGCCCTAA
- a CDS encoding helix-turn-helix transcriptional regulator — protein MKHPVDIHVGKRVRHRRWMLGVTQQQLGDSVGIKFQQIQKYETGMNRVSASRLWDIAEALDVPVSFFFEGFAKDDADTESVVADVTASKAQGDLLSDKEALDLVRSYYAIPENQRRKLFDLARVLSASD, from the coding sequence ATGAAACATCCAGTGGATATTCATGTGGGAAAGCGCGTGAGACACCGCCGTTGGATGCTGGGCGTCACGCAACAGCAGCTGGGCGATAGTGTTGGCATTAAGTTCCAGCAAATTCAAAAGTACGAAACAGGCATGAACCGCGTCAGCGCATCACGCCTGTGGGACATTGCAGAGGCATTGGATGTGCCTGTCAGCTTTTTCTTTGAAGGATTTGCAAAAGACGACGCAGACACCGAAAGCGTCGTGGCAGATGTAACCGCAAGCAAAGCCCAAGGGGATTTGCTGTCTGACAAAGAAGCGTTGGATTTGGTGCGGTCCTATTACGCTATTCCAGAAAACCAACGGCGCAAGCTGTTTGATCTGGCCCGCGTGCTGAGCGCATCTGATTGA
- a CDS encoding NAD-dependent deacylase: MSIVILTGAGISAESGIGTFRDAGGLWEQYPIEQVATPEGFAADPDLVHRFYNARRANAAQAEPNAAHRALAKLERQHTGDVLIVTQNVDDLHERGGSQNVLHMHGALNRATCSACGHTWPAPTEMHTTDPCPKCTAPSTRPDIVWFGEIPQGMNSIESKLRTADLFVSIGTSGTVYPAAGFVQSANALGLRTLELNLETSSGAFDESRTGPATQLVPTWVEEVLSQQRNSTKR, from the coding sequence ATGAGCATAGTCATCCTCACTGGCGCAGGCATTTCCGCCGAAAGCGGCATCGGCACGTTCCGCGATGCAGGCGGGCTTTGGGAACAATACCCCATCGAACAAGTGGCAACCCCCGAAGGCTTCGCCGCTGATCCTGATTTGGTGCATCGGTTTTACAACGCCCGTCGCGCAAATGCGGCACAGGCAGAGCCAAACGCCGCACACCGCGCACTGGCCAAACTTGAACGTCAACACACGGGTGACGTGCTGATAGTCACCCAGAATGTCGATGATCTGCACGAACGGGGTGGAAGCCAAAACGTGCTGCACATGCACGGTGCGCTCAATCGTGCCACGTGTTCGGCCTGTGGCCACACATGGCCTGCACCCACAGAAATGCACACCACAGATCCCTGCCCCAAATGCACGGCCCCGTCCACGCGCCCCGATATCGTATGGTTTGGCGAAATCCCCCAAGGTATGAATAGCATTGAAAGCAAACTTCGCACCGCCGATTTATTTGTTTCCATCGGGACATCTGGCACGGTTTATCCTGCCGCTGGCTTTGTGCAATCGGCCAACGCGCTAGGCCTGCGAACGCTGGAACTGAATCTGGAAACCAGCTCTGGTGCATTTGACGAAAGCCGCACAGGCCCCGCCACGCAACTGGTCCCCACTTGGGTGGAAGAGGTTTTAAGCCAACAACGCAATAGCACCAAACGTTAA